A genome region from bacterium includes the following:
- a CDS encoding helix-turn-helix transcriptional regulator codes for MSQERLAEKADLHPVYIGKIERGEQWISLHALLRVAQALRVRVRDLVDEL; via the coding sequence ATGAGCCAGGAAAGGCTCGCAGAAAAAGCCGACCTGCATCCCGTTTACATCGGCAAGATCGAACGCGGTGAACAATGGATCAGTCTTCATGCGCTTCTGCGCGTTGCCCAAGCCTTGAGGGTGCGCGTGCGCGATTTGGTTGACGAACTTTGA